Part of the Aquimarina sp. TRL1 genome, AGTTATTATTAGATGCCATGACTGCAAATTTTCATTCTGCGCTGGATGTCAGATATGCTATTTCGAATGGAATTGTATGGTCTATATACATTCATCCATTAAGAGAAACCAATACACAACTTTTAGTAAGTGCTATAGATCAGGTCTATCAGGCAGCTGTGACTTTTGGGACTACATTTTCCAGCACTCGCTTTTTATTCGGAGGAAAAAGTATTCTTAAAAAAAATGCTCCATCTCAAAAGCAGCCACACATCAATCGATTGTAAAACTATATTCAGGAACTTTCCCCTTGACACCATCAAAAAATTGATACATATACGCTAAATCACTTTCTATATCATCAGTTGGATAAAAAGGTGCTGATATTACATTTTGTTTTTTTCCAAAATCAAAAGTAACCATGATAATCGGTATCTGAGCCTTCTGAGCGATGTAATAGAAACCCGTTTTCCATGAAGACACTTTTTTTCTGGTTCCTTCTGGGGCTAATGCGATTCTAAGTTCTTTTCTCTTTGCAAACTCCTCTGCAATGAGTTCTACCTTATTCTGTCCACGGGTTCGATCAATAGGAATCCCTCCTACTTTCTTAAAATACCATCCAAAAGGCCATCTAAATAGTTCTTTTTTTCCTATAAAACTAATTTTGATTCCTGCTATTTTTCGAACTAACAAACCGATATAAAAGTCATGCCAACTAGTATGTGGCACAACAATTATTATACATTTTTTGATCGTATCTTCCTTAAAAGAACCTATCATTTTCCATTTCATCAAACGATAGTAAATAAAAGATGATAGGGTTTTCATATTTTTTTCAATAAGTACGTAGTTGTGCTTTATAAGCTTCTGTAGATCTCTTTGAGCTTATCCGCATTAATCTTTTCTTTCCAATCTTTTCCCAAAGCATTTTCCCATAAAGGTACTAATCCCAATGCAATAGAGGCCATTGTATCCAATTGTGCTTCTGTAACATCTTTGCAGATCCCTGTTGGCAATGTAATACGGTGTGCTTCTTTCATTTTTTTAAACAAAGCGACTCCTTCCGGGTAATAGGCTTCTAGTTTATCAAAAACCAGACAATTACCTAATCCATGTTTTGTACCCAGTACATACGCCAATCCATAACTCATAGCATGTGCAACTCCTACCTGAGAATACGCAATACTCATTCCTCCGTGCCAAGATGCCATCATCAATTTGGCGTTCATTTCTTCTGTAGTCAGCTCATTTTTCAGAAAAACTTCCTTACACAAATCCAATGCTTTTTCTCCATAACTTTGACTAAAAGCGTTTAAATAGGTTCCATTTAATG contains:
- a CDS encoding 1-acyl-sn-glycerol-3-phosphate acyltransferase; this translates as MKTLSSFIYYRLMKWKMIGSFKEDTIKKCIIIVVPHTSWHDFYIGLLVRKIAGIKISFIGKKELFRWPFGWYFKKVGGIPIDRTRGQNKVELIAEEFAKRKELRIALAPEGTRKKVSSWKTGFYYIAQKAQIPIIMVTFDFGKKQNVISAPFYPTDDIESDLAYMYQFFDGVKGKVPEYSFTID